Proteins encoded within one genomic window of Ctenopharyngodon idella isolate HZGC_01 chromosome 6, HZGC01, whole genome shotgun sequence:
- the fkbp5 gene encoding peptidyl-prolyl cis-trans isomerase FKBP5 isoform X2: protein MVKHMRGTGNKREILGTLVCLSGEMSSLEDIFSTNQCPAAVFTSQGTDVTPNGDHGVCKIVKQHGVEGERPMIGDRVYVHYTGRLLSGKKFDSSLDRKEPFVFNVGKGQVIKAWDIGVCSMQKGEVCLMLCKPEYAYGSAGSPPKVPPNATLVFEIELLSFRGEELTEDGGIVKRIKVKGEGYNNPNEGSTVHVHLEGWCGGRLFESRDVTFVVGESEDVGVPLGVDRAMEKIQKGECCLLYLKPKYGYGKEGKKEYDIGSNAELLYEVTLKDFEKAKEFWEMDLKEKLERAVLVKQKGTQYFKAGRYNHAVIQYQQIVNWLEMECGAGKEQQQAIQALLLVAHLNLALCYLRLREYSQTVENCNKVMELDPENEKALYRRGEARLLRNEFSMALMDFRQVLQVNSFNRAARSQIAVCQRKIREHHERDKKIYANMFQRFAEHDAKCEGGTTCHSHEITATIQSIPDGQNQVPPYIFSCSRSFHSDVGRLKRKKEESGILDQNKPGLKRPRHSQDSS from the exons ATGGTCAAACACATGAGAGGAACGGGCAACAAAAGGGAAATATT ggGAACACTGGTATGTTTGAGTGGCGAAATGTCATCTTTAGAGGATATCTTTTCCACTAACCAGTGCCCAGCTGCTGTATTTACCTCCCAAGGCACGGATGTCACTCCAAATGGTGACCATGGAGTATGTAAG ATTGTGAAACAGCACGGAGTGGAGGGGGAAAGGCCGATGATTGGGGACAGGGTGTATGTCCACTACACAGGCAGACTCCTCAGTGGGAAGAAGTTTGACTCCAGTCTAGACCGCAAGGAGCCTTTTGTTTTCAATGTGGGAAAAG GTCAGGTCATCAAGGCGTGGGATATTGGTGTGTGTTCCATGCAGAAAGGAGAGGTGTGCTTGATGCTCTGTAAGCCTGAATATGCGTACGGTTCAGCTGGCAGCCCACCAAAGGTTCCTCCCAATGCCACACTTGTGTTTGAG ATTGAGCTGCTGAGCTTCAGAGGGGAGGAGCTTACAGAAGATGGTGGGATCGTGAAGAGAATAAAAGTCAAAGGTGAAGGCTATAACAATCCTAATGAAGGATCCACAGTTCATG TACACTTGGAGGGGTGGTGTGGAGGGCGGTTATTTGAGTCACGGGATGTCACCTTTGTTGTGGGTGAATCAGAGGACGTGGGTGTTCCTTTAGGAGTGGACAGGGCCATGGAGAAAATCCAAAAGGGCGAATGCTGTTTATTATACCTAAAGCCCAA GTACGGTTATGGCAAAGAGGGTAAAAAAGAATATGACATTGGATCAAATGCAGAACTACTATATGAAGTGACACTGAAGGACTTTGAAAAG GCCAAAGAATTCTGGGAAATGGACCTTAAAGAGAAATTGGAACGTGCTGTTTTAGTCAAACAAAAAGGGACACAGTATTTCAAG GCTGGACGGTACAACCATGCTGTAATTCAGTACCAGCAGATTGTAAACTGGTTAGAGATGGAGTGTGGTGCAGGAAAGGAGCAGCAACAAGCCATCCAGGCTCTTCTCTTAGTGGCCCATCTGAATCTCGCATTGTGCTATCTGCGTTTGCGCGAATACTCTCAAACAGTGGAGAACTGCAACAAG GTTATGGAGTTGGACCCAGAAAATGAGAAAGCTCTATATCGACGAGGTGAAGCGCGTCTGTTGCGTAACGAGTTCAGCATGGCCCTGATGGACTTCAGGCAAGTTTTGCAAGTTAACTCCTTCAACCGCGCTGCCCGCAGCCAGATTGCCGTCTGTCAGCGCAAGATTCGTGAGCACCATGAGCGTGACAAGAAGATCTATGCAAACATGTTCCAGAGGTTTGCTGAACACGATGCCAAG tgcgagggcgggacaacctgtcactcacatgagatcacagcaacgatccaatcaatacccgatggacaaaatcaagtcccgccctacattttttcttgttctagaAGCTttcactcggat GTGGGCcgattaaaaaggaaaaaagaagagAGTGGAATTTTAGATCAGAATAAACCGGGACTAAAGAGACCACGTCACAGTCAGGACAGCTCCTAA
- the fkbp5 gene encoding peptidyl-prolyl cis-trans isomerase FKBP5 isoform X5 translates to MVKHMRGTGNKREILGTLVCLSGEMSSLEDIFSTNQCPAAVFTSQGTDVTPNGDHGVCKIVKQHGVEGERPMIGDRVYVHYTGRLLSGKKFDSSLDRKEPFVFNVGKGQVIKAWDIGVCSMQKGEVCLMLCKPEYAYGSAGSPPKVPPNATLVFEIELLSFRGEELTEDGGIVKRIKVKGEGYNNPNEGSTVHVHLEGWCGGRLFESRDVTFVVGESEDVGVPLGVDRAMEKIQKGECCLLYLKPKYGYGKEGKKEYDIGSNAELLYEVTLKDFEKAKEFWEMDLKEKLERAVLVKQKGTQYFKAGRYNHAVIQYQQIVNWLEMECGAGKEQQQAIQALLLVAHLNLALCYLRLREYSQTVENCNKVMELDPENEKALYRRGEARLLRNEFSMALMDFRQVLQVNSFNRAARSQIAVCQRKIREHHERDKKIYANMFQRFAEHDAKVGRLKRKKEESGILDQNKPGLKRPRHSQDSS, encoded by the exons ATGGTCAAACACATGAGAGGAACGGGCAACAAAAGGGAAATATT ggGAACACTGGTATGTTTGAGTGGCGAAATGTCATCTTTAGAGGATATCTTTTCCACTAACCAGTGCCCAGCTGCTGTATTTACCTCCCAAGGCACGGATGTCACTCCAAATGGTGACCATGGAGTATGTAAG ATTGTGAAACAGCACGGAGTGGAGGGGGAAAGGCCGATGATTGGGGACAGGGTGTATGTCCACTACACAGGCAGACTCCTCAGTGGGAAGAAGTTTGACTCCAGTCTAGACCGCAAGGAGCCTTTTGTTTTCAATGTGGGAAAAG GTCAGGTCATCAAGGCGTGGGATATTGGTGTGTGTTCCATGCAGAAAGGAGAGGTGTGCTTGATGCTCTGTAAGCCTGAATATGCGTACGGTTCAGCTGGCAGCCCACCAAAGGTTCCTCCCAATGCCACACTTGTGTTTGAG ATTGAGCTGCTGAGCTTCAGAGGGGAGGAGCTTACAGAAGATGGTGGGATCGTGAAGAGAATAAAAGTCAAAGGTGAAGGCTATAACAATCCTAATGAAGGATCCACAGTTCATG TACACTTGGAGGGGTGGTGTGGAGGGCGGTTATTTGAGTCACGGGATGTCACCTTTGTTGTGGGTGAATCAGAGGACGTGGGTGTTCCTTTAGGAGTGGACAGGGCCATGGAGAAAATCCAAAAGGGCGAATGCTGTTTATTATACCTAAAGCCCAA GTACGGTTATGGCAAAGAGGGTAAAAAAGAATATGACATTGGATCAAATGCAGAACTACTATATGAAGTGACACTGAAGGACTTTGAAAAG GCCAAAGAATTCTGGGAAATGGACCTTAAAGAGAAATTGGAACGTGCTGTTTTAGTCAAACAAAAAGGGACACAGTATTTCAAG GCTGGACGGTACAACCATGCTGTAATTCAGTACCAGCAGATTGTAAACTGGTTAGAGATGGAGTGTGGTGCAGGAAAGGAGCAGCAACAAGCCATCCAGGCTCTTCTCTTAGTGGCCCATCTGAATCTCGCATTGTGCTATCTGCGTTTGCGCGAATACTCTCAAACAGTGGAGAACTGCAACAAG GTTATGGAGTTGGACCCAGAAAATGAGAAAGCTCTATATCGACGAGGTGAAGCGCGTCTGTTGCGTAACGAGTTCAGCATGGCCCTGATGGACTTCAGGCAAGTTTTGCAAGTTAACTCCTTCAACCGCGCTGCCCGCAGCCAGATTGCCGTCTGTCAGCGCAAGATTCGTGAGCACCATGAGCGTGACAAGAAGATCTATGCAAACATGTTCCAGAGGTTTGCTGAACACGATGCCAAG GTGGGCcgattaaaaaggaaaaaagaagagAGTGGAATTTTAGATCAGAATAAACCGGGACTAAAGAGACCACGTCACAGTCAGGACAGCTCCTAA
- the fkbp5 gene encoding peptidyl-prolyl cis-trans isomerase FKBP5 isoform X3, which produces MKSLKQQTWTFLLLSLVRGTLVCLSGEMSSLEDIFSTNQCPAAVFTSQGTDVTPNGDHGVCKIVKQHGVEGERPMIGDRVYVHYTGRLLSGKKFDSSLDRKEPFVFNVGKGQVIKAWDIGVCSMQKGEVCLMLCKPEYAYGSAGSPPKVPPNATLVFEIELLSFRGEELTEDGGIVKRIKVKGEGYNNPNEGSTVHVHLEGWCGGRLFESRDVTFVVGESEDVGVPLGVDRAMEKIQKGECCLLYLKPKYGYGKEGKKEYDIGSNAELLYEVTLKDFEKAKEFWEMDLKEKLERAVLVKQKGTQYFKAGRYNHAVIQYQQIVNWLEMECGAGKEQQQAIQALLLVAHLNLALCYLRLREYSQTVENCNKVMELDPENEKALYRRGEARLLRNEFSMALMDFRQVLQVNSFNRAARSQIAVCQRKIREHHERDKKIYANMFQRFAEHDAKCEGGTTCHSHEITATIQSIPDGQNQVPPYIFSCSRSFHSDVRHNKEKTSVS; this is translated from the exons ATGAAGTCCCTGAAACAACAGACATGGACATTTCTGTTGTTGTCTTTAGTTAG ggGAACACTGGTATGTTTGAGTGGCGAAATGTCATCTTTAGAGGATATCTTTTCCACTAACCAGTGCCCAGCTGCTGTATTTACCTCCCAAGGCACGGATGTCACTCCAAATGGTGACCATGGAGTATGTAAG ATTGTGAAACAGCACGGAGTGGAGGGGGAAAGGCCGATGATTGGGGACAGGGTGTATGTCCACTACACAGGCAGACTCCTCAGTGGGAAGAAGTTTGACTCCAGTCTAGACCGCAAGGAGCCTTTTGTTTTCAATGTGGGAAAAG GTCAGGTCATCAAGGCGTGGGATATTGGTGTGTGTTCCATGCAGAAAGGAGAGGTGTGCTTGATGCTCTGTAAGCCTGAATATGCGTACGGTTCAGCTGGCAGCCCACCAAAGGTTCCTCCCAATGCCACACTTGTGTTTGAG ATTGAGCTGCTGAGCTTCAGAGGGGAGGAGCTTACAGAAGATGGTGGGATCGTGAAGAGAATAAAAGTCAAAGGTGAAGGCTATAACAATCCTAATGAAGGATCCACAGTTCATG TACACTTGGAGGGGTGGTGTGGAGGGCGGTTATTTGAGTCACGGGATGTCACCTTTGTTGTGGGTGAATCAGAGGACGTGGGTGTTCCTTTAGGAGTGGACAGGGCCATGGAGAAAATCCAAAAGGGCGAATGCTGTTTATTATACCTAAAGCCCAA GTACGGTTATGGCAAAGAGGGTAAAAAAGAATATGACATTGGATCAAATGCAGAACTACTATATGAAGTGACACTGAAGGACTTTGAAAAG GCCAAAGAATTCTGGGAAATGGACCTTAAAGAGAAATTGGAACGTGCTGTTTTAGTCAAACAAAAAGGGACACAGTATTTCAAG GCTGGACGGTACAACCATGCTGTAATTCAGTACCAGCAGATTGTAAACTGGTTAGAGATGGAGTGTGGTGCAGGAAAGGAGCAGCAACAAGCCATCCAGGCTCTTCTCTTAGTGGCCCATCTGAATCTCGCATTGTGCTATCTGCGTTTGCGCGAATACTCTCAAACAGTGGAGAACTGCAACAAG GTTATGGAGTTGGACCCAGAAAATGAGAAAGCTCTATATCGACGAGGTGAAGCGCGTCTGTTGCGTAACGAGTTCAGCATGGCCCTGATGGACTTCAGGCAAGTTTTGCAAGTTAACTCCTTCAACCGCGCTGCCCGCAGCCAGATTGCCGTCTGTCAGCGCAAGATTCGTGAGCACCATGAGCGTGACAAGAAGATCTATGCAAACATGTTCCAGAGGTTTGCTGAACACGATGCCAAG tgcgagggcgggacaacctgtcactcacatgagatcacagcaacgatccaatcaatacccgatggacaaaatcaagtcccgccctacattttttcttgttctagaAGCTttcactcggatgtacgtcacaataAGGAAAAAACTTCcgtttcatga
- the fkbp5 gene encoding peptidyl-prolyl cis-trans isomerase FKBP5 isoform X1 — MKSLKQQTWTFLLLSLVRGTLVCLSGEMSSLEDIFSTNQCPAAVFTSQGTDVTPNGDHGVCKIVKQHGVEGERPMIGDRVYVHYTGRLLSGKKFDSSLDRKEPFVFNVGKGQVIKAWDIGVCSMQKGEVCLMLCKPEYAYGSAGSPPKVPPNATLVFEIELLSFRGEELTEDGGIVKRIKVKGEGYNNPNEGSTVHVHLEGWCGGRLFESRDVTFVVGESEDVGVPLGVDRAMEKIQKGECCLLYLKPKYGYGKEGKKEYDIGSNAELLYEVTLKDFEKAKEFWEMDLKEKLERAVLVKQKGTQYFKAGRYNHAVIQYQQIVNWLEMECGAGKEQQQAIQALLLVAHLNLALCYLRLREYSQTVENCNKVMELDPENEKALYRRGEARLLRNEFSMALMDFRQVLQVNSFNRAARSQIAVCQRKIREHHERDKKIYANMFQRFAEHDAKCEGGTTCHSHEITATIQSIPDGQNQVPPYIFSCSRSFHSDVGRLKRKKEESGILDQNKPGLKRPRHSQDSS, encoded by the exons ATGAAGTCCCTGAAACAACAGACATGGACATTTCTGTTGTTGTCTTTAGTTAG ggGAACACTGGTATGTTTGAGTGGCGAAATGTCATCTTTAGAGGATATCTTTTCCACTAACCAGTGCCCAGCTGCTGTATTTACCTCCCAAGGCACGGATGTCACTCCAAATGGTGACCATGGAGTATGTAAG ATTGTGAAACAGCACGGAGTGGAGGGGGAAAGGCCGATGATTGGGGACAGGGTGTATGTCCACTACACAGGCAGACTCCTCAGTGGGAAGAAGTTTGACTCCAGTCTAGACCGCAAGGAGCCTTTTGTTTTCAATGTGGGAAAAG GTCAGGTCATCAAGGCGTGGGATATTGGTGTGTGTTCCATGCAGAAAGGAGAGGTGTGCTTGATGCTCTGTAAGCCTGAATATGCGTACGGTTCAGCTGGCAGCCCACCAAAGGTTCCTCCCAATGCCACACTTGTGTTTGAG ATTGAGCTGCTGAGCTTCAGAGGGGAGGAGCTTACAGAAGATGGTGGGATCGTGAAGAGAATAAAAGTCAAAGGTGAAGGCTATAACAATCCTAATGAAGGATCCACAGTTCATG TACACTTGGAGGGGTGGTGTGGAGGGCGGTTATTTGAGTCACGGGATGTCACCTTTGTTGTGGGTGAATCAGAGGACGTGGGTGTTCCTTTAGGAGTGGACAGGGCCATGGAGAAAATCCAAAAGGGCGAATGCTGTTTATTATACCTAAAGCCCAA GTACGGTTATGGCAAAGAGGGTAAAAAAGAATATGACATTGGATCAAATGCAGAACTACTATATGAAGTGACACTGAAGGACTTTGAAAAG GCCAAAGAATTCTGGGAAATGGACCTTAAAGAGAAATTGGAACGTGCTGTTTTAGTCAAACAAAAAGGGACACAGTATTTCAAG GCTGGACGGTACAACCATGCTGTAATTCAGTACCAGCAGATTGTAAACTGGTTAGAGATGGAGTGTGGTGCAGGAAAGGAGCAGCAACAAGCCATCCAGGCTCTTCTCTTAGTGGCCCATCTGAATCTCGCATTGTGCTATCTGCGTTTGCGCGAATACTCTCAAACAGTGGAGAACTGCAACAAG GTTATGGAGTTGGACCCAGAAAATGAGAAAGCTCTATATCGACGAGGTGAAGCGCGTCTGTTGCGTAACGAGTTCAGCATGGCCCTGATGGACTTCAGGCAAGTTTTGCAAGTTAACTCCTTCAACCGCGCTGCCCGCAGCCAGATTGCCGTCTGTCAGCGCAAGATTCGTGAGCACCATGAGCGTGACAAGAAGATCTATGCAAACATGTTCCAGAGGTTTGCTGAACACGATGCCAAG tgcgagggcgggacaacctgtcactcacatgagatcacagcaacgatccaatcaatacccgatggacaaaatcaagtcccgccctacattttttcttgttctagaAGCTttcactcggat GTGGGCcgattaaaaaggaaaaaagaagagAGTGGAATTTTAGATCAGAATAAACCGGGACTAAAGAGACCACGTCACAGTCAGGACAGCTCCTAA
- the fkbp5 gene encoding peptidyl-prolyl cis-trans isomerase FKBP5 isoform X4 — MKSLKQQTWTFLLLSLVRGTLVCLSGEMSSLEDIFSTNQCPAAVFTSQGTDVTPNGDHGVCKIVKQHGVEGERPMIGDRVYVHYTGRLLSGKKFDSSLDRKEPFVFNVGKGQVIKAWDIGVCSMQKGEVCLMLCKPEYAYGSAGSPPKVPPNATLVFEIELLSFRGEELTEDGGIVKRIKVKGEGYNNPNEGSTVHVHLEGWCGGRLFESRDVTFVVGESEDVGVPLGVDRAMEKIQKGECCLLYLKPKYGYGKEGKKEYDIGSNAELLYEVTLKDFEKAKEFWEMDLKEKLERAVLVKQKGTQYFKAGRYNHAVIQYQQIVNWLEMECGAGKEQQQAIQALLLVAHLNLALCYLRLREYSQTVENCNKVMELDPENEKALYRRGEARLLRNEFSMALMDFRQVLQVNSFNRAARSQIAVCQRKIREHHERDKKIYANMFQRFAEHDAKVGRLKRKKEESGILDQNKPGLKRPRHSQDSS, encoded by the exons ATGAAGTCCCTGAAACAACAGACATGGACATTTCTGTTGTTGTCTTTAGTTAG ggGAACACTGGTATGTTTGAGTGGCGAAATGTCATCTTTAGAGGATATCTTTTCCACTAACCAGTGCCCAGCTGCTGTATTTACCTCCCAAGGCACGGATGTCACTCCAAATGGTGACCATGGAGTATGTAAG ATTGTGAAACAGCACGGAGTGGAGGGGGAAAGGCCGATGATTGGGGACAGGGTGTATGTCCACTACACAGGCAGACTCCTCAGTGGGAAGAAGTTTGACTCCAGTCTAGACCGCAAGGAGCCTTTTGTTTTCAATGTGGGAAAAG GTCAGGTCATCAAGGCGTGGGATATTGGTGTGTGTTCCATGCAGAAAGGAGAGGTGTGCTTGATGCTCTGTAAGCCTGAATATGCGTACGGTTCAGCTGGCAGCCCACCAAAGGTTCCTCCCAATGCCACACTTGTGTTTGAG ATTGAGCTGCTGAGCTTCAGAGGGGAGGAGCTTACAGAAGATGGTGGGATCGTGAAGAGAATAAAAGTCAAAGGTGAAGGCTATAACAATCCTAATGAAGGATCCACAGTTCATG TACACTTGGAGGGGTGGTGTGGAGGGCGGTTATTTGAGTCACGGGATGTCACCTTTGTTGTGGGTGAATCAGAGGACGTGGGTGTTCCTTTAGGAGTGGACAGGGCCATGGAGAAAATCCAAAAGGGCGAATGCTGTTTATTATACCTAAAGCCCAA GTACGGTTATGGCAAAGAGGGTAAAAAAGAATATGACATTGGATCAAATGCAGAACTACTATATGAAGTGACACTGAAGGACTTTGAAAAG GCCAAAGAATTCTGGGAAATGGACCTTAAAGAGAAATTGGAACGTGCTGTTTTAGTCAAACAAAAAGGGACACAGTATTTCAAG GCTGGACGGTACAACCATGCTGTAATTCAGTACCAGCAGATTGTAAACTGGTTAGAGATGGAGTGTGGTGCAGGAAAGGAGCAGCAACAAGCCATCCAGGCTCTTCTCTTAGTGGCCCATCTGAATCTCGCATTGTGCTATCTGCGTTTGCGCGAATACTCTCAAACAGTGGAGAACTGCAACAAG GTTATGGAGTTGGACCCAGAAAATGAGAAAGCTCTATATCGACGAGGTGAAGCGCGTCTGTTGCGTAACGAGTTCAGCATGGCCCTGATGGACTTCAGGCAAGTTTTGCAAGTTAACTCCTTCAACCGCGCTGCCCGCAGCCAGATTGCCGTCTGTCAGCGCAAGATTCGTGAGCACCATGAGCGTGACAAGAAGATCTATGCAAACATGTTCCAGAGGTTTGCTGAACACGATGCCAAG GTGGGCcgattaaaaaggaaaaaagaagagAGTGGAATTTTAGATCAGAATAAACCGGGACTAAAGAGACCACGTCACAGTCAGGACAGCTCCTAA